In Streptomyces sp. TLI_146, the genomic stretch TCGCCGGGGGAGAGGTACGTGTAGGGCTTGCGGCCGCTGATGTACGGGGCGACCGACTGGACCAGCGCCTCCTGGCGGGCGGCGATCTCGGCGCCGCGCTCCGGCGTGAACGGCAGCCCGAACATGGACAGCGTGTACGGCTCGGTCAGCGGGCCCTGCGGGTTCTCCGTCGGCGCGGCGAAGGCGCCGCCCAGGTGCCGGATGTGCACACCGAAGAGCGGGTCGACCGGCTCCGCGAGCAGCGCGGCCGCGACCTTGTCGTCCAGGTCGGTGAGCAGTTCGGCGCGGGTCGCGCTGGGCCCCGGCTCGGTCGGCTCGCCGGTGATCTCGCCCAGCTCGGCCACCGGCAGCACGGCCCGGGTGTCGGTGTTCGCGCCCTCGATCGCGTCGAGCGCACCGAGCAGCGCCCGGCCCTCGGCCTCCTCGCCGAGGAAGGTGCTGTCGACGGTGACCAGCGAGGGGCCGTTGGGGATCTGGAGGAGGTTGATCCACGCGGTCAGCTCGTCCGGGGCGTTGGAGGTGATCTCGCGGAAGGCCTCCAGGACGCGGGGCGCCTGGCTGCCGTGCCAGACCACCCGGCCGCCGAACAGGGCGGGCGCGGGGTGCAGGTCGTACTCGATGGCCGTGACCAGGGCGTAGTCGCCGCCGCCGCCGCGCAGCGCCCAGAAGAGCTCGGCGTCGGAGTCGGCGGTCACCCGGGTCTGGGTGCCGTCGGCGGTGACCACCTCGAAGGCGGTGACGCTGTCGGCGGCCCAGCCGTACTTGCGCCCGAACCAGCTGAGCCCGCCGCCGAGCGTGTAGCCGACCACGCTGACCAGCGGGGAGCTGCCCGGCAGCCCGGTCAGACCGAGCGGCCCGGCCACGGCCTGGACCTGGCCGCCCAGGACGCCCGCGCCGACGCGCGCGCTGCGGGCGGCGGCGTCGACGTGCAGCTCGTCGAGCTTGCCGGTGCGGAGCAGGATCACTCCCTCCACGTCACCGCTGGCGCCCCGGCCGCCGGGCTGGGGCGCGACGACGAGTCCGGCGGCCGCCGCGTAGCGCACCACGGCCGAGACGTCGTCGGCGTCGGCGGCCTCGACGACCGCCGATACGGGCTGCTGGACCGAGAGGTTCCACGGCTGTCGTGCCTGGTCGAAGTCGTCGTCGCCGGTCAGCAGGACACGTCCGCGCATCTGGGAACGCAGTTCGGCGAGAGCGCTCGTGGTCATGGTTCTTCCCTACTTCCTCGTTCTGCGTGTGCCCCCGGAACCGCACCGGCCGGCTTTCGCGATCACTTCCCTGACGGAATCGAACAGGGAAATGTGACGAGAGGAGCGAGGGAATGTGGCGCGCGGGACCGGCGGAGGTGGTCCCGCGCGCTGGTCCTAGGGCCTGTCCGGTGGGTCCGGTCGGCACGTGGGGGTCTGGCACGCCCATCTGCGGCGTTGTCGTCAATCGCCGACGCTCCGCGTCGACTCAATCCTCCGCCTTGCAGCTGGACGCACCAGACCCCCACTCACCAGCGCCGAAAACGCCCCCCGCGCCGAGGCCGACCGGACCCACCGGACAGGCCCTAGACCCCCTCGAGCCCGGCCGCGTCGTCCTCCGGGGCGGGCGGCGCGAGCGGCCGCAGCCACAGCCAGACCAGGAAGAACAGCCCCAGGGCCAGCATCCCGAGCCCCGTCCAGAGGTTGATGTTGACGCCCTCGGCCTTCTTCAGATCGGCGTCGGAGGCGTTGATCCCGGCTATGGTGACGATCACTCCGTACAGGGTGAAGAGACCGCCGATGATCCGGCGGATGTCGAAGAGCCGGGCCGCGGTGGCGGACTTCTTCTCCAGCTCGGAGACTTCGCGTTGCAGTTCAGACATGGTCCGGGCCTCCGATCAGAGCGAGTAGGGCAGGTAGCAGAGCGCGGCGAGGACCACCGCTCCCCAGCCGAGCAGGGCGGGCCTGCGGTACCAGGCGCCGTCGCCCTCGGCGGGCGGCTCCTCAAGGCCGGGCGAGACCGTCCCGTACACCAGACCGGCGAGCTCGGCCTCGGGCTTGGGGGCGGTGAAGAGCGTCACCACGACCATGACGATCGCGCCCGCGGCGAAGCCGACGATCGCGGAGACGAAGTTGGCGCCCTGGTCGGTGGGGATGGAGACGACGCCCTGCTTGTAGATCCAGAAGTAGTTGACCATCGCGGCCGTGGTGCCCGCGAGCAGCCCCCAGACACCGGACTTCATGGACGCCCGCTTCCAGAACATCCCGATGACGAAGACCACGAACATCGGCACGTTGAAGAAGGAGAACAGCGTCTGGAGGTACCCCATGATGTTGGAGAAGGACGAGGCGATGAACGCCGTCCCGATGGAGGCGAGCACACCGATCGCCGTGATGACCCGCCCGAAGCGCAGGTAGTACGCGTCCGGCTGCCCCTTCTTCACGTACTTGGACCATATGTCGTACGTGAAGACGGTGTTGAACGACGACACATTGGCCGCCATGCCCGCCATGAAGGCGGCGAGCAGCCCGGTGACGGCGATGCCGAGCACGCCGTTGGGCAGCAGCTCCTGCATCAGATACGGGATGGCGTCGTTGTACGTGAGGTCGGAGCCCGGGGTGCCGATCTTCGGCACCAGGGCGGCGGCGACCAGTCCCGGGATCATCACCAGGAAGACGATGAACATCTTCGGGAAGGCGGCGATCAGCGGGGTGCGCTGGGCCGCGCTGAGGTTCTTGGCCGAGAGGGCGCGCTGGACCTCGGCGAAGTTGGTGGTCCAGTAGCCGAAGGAGAGCACGAACCCGAGACCCAGGATGATCGTCAGCCAGTTGGCGCCGAGCGGGTTGCTCTGCCCGATGCCGGTGCCGCCCCAGGCGGTGAGGTAGTTGTGGCCGTGCGCCGCCTCCAGGTCGTCGCTGAGCGCGCCCCAGCCGCCGACCCGCTTGAGGCCGAGGACGACCAGCGGGATGAGCGCGGCGAGGATCACGAAGAACTGGAGCACCTCGTTGTAGATGGCCGAGGAGAGCCCGCCGACGGTGATGTACGCGAGCACGAAGAGCCCGGCGACGACGATGGCCACCCACTGCGGCCAGCCGAGCAGCGCCTCCACCACGATCGACAGGGCGTAGAGGTTGACGCCCGCGATCAGGATCGCGGCGAAGGCGAACAGCGCGGAGCTGAGCAGGTGCGCGGAGGCGTCGAACCGCTGGAGCAGGAACTCCGGCACCGAGCGGACCTTCGAGCGGTAGTAGAACGGCATCATCACCAGGCCGAGGAAGACCATGGCCGGGATGGCGCCGATCCAGTACCAGTGGACGACCGCGACGCCGTACTGGGCGCCGGTCGCGGCCATCCCGAGGATCTCGGTCGCGCCCAGGTTGGCCGCGACGAACGCGAGCCCGGTCACCCAGGCGGGCAGGGACCGCCCGGAGAGGAAGAAGTCGAGGCTGGTCCTCACGCTCGCGCGGGCGGCGAAGCCGATCCCCAGAACGACGACGAAGTAGATCGCCAGAATCGTGTAGTCGAGCCCGTTGGTGGGGAGCCGGAGCCCTTCGGCCAGAGATTGCATACGTACCCGCTTCGTCGCGCGAACTGATCCGAACCGGAACCTACGCCTCGACGAGCAGAAACTGAACAGTTTTGTTGGAAGTTTTTGTTTGATTGTGGTGGAGGGTGAGAGGGGTGGCGGCCGTCGGCCCGGTGCCCGCCCGGCGGCCTGTCCGGAACGAGCCCGTGGAGGGGTGGGGTCCGGGCCCTGCCGGTGACAGCGAGGGGATGCGGTGCCAGAGTGTCCGCCACGGAACTGTTCGGGACTCCGGCCGGAACCCCGTCCCTGTCCCGGCGCGCGCCCACGGCGGCGCCGGACCCCTTGGAGCACATCTCACCTCGGCATGCCCTGACCTGCGCGCATCGCGCCGCGCCCTGGGGCCGGAGAAGGGGAACACGATGGGTTCATGGCAGTGGAACGACCAGCAGCGGCCCACCGCCGCGGTCGGCGTCCGAGCCACCGCGGGCGCCGTCACCATGAAGGACGACCCACAGGCCGCCCAGCGGCCGTACGTCTTCGTCCGCGGCTACGACTCGCGGCTGCACGTCAACTGGTGGGACGGCAAGGCCTGGCACTGGAGCGACCAGGGGACGCCGGCCGGGCGCACCGTCATCGAGAAGGTCGGCGCCGTCACGGTCAAGGACAGCCCGAACGCGCCCCAGCGGCCGTACGCCTTCGTGATCGGCGACGACTCGAAGCTGTACGTGAACTGGTGGGACGGCAGCAAGTGGAACTGGAGCGACCAGGGAGCGCCGGGCGGGCGCCGGGTCCGTGAGGGCGTCGGGGTCGTCAGCGTCCAGGACAACCCGAGCGCGCCGCAGCGGCCGTACGTCTTCGTCCTCACCGACGACTTCCGCCTCTGGGTCAACTGGTGGGACGGCAAGGCGTGGAACTGGAGCGACCAGGGCACCCCGCCGAGCCGCGTCATCTCGCGTCCGCTCGGCGTCACCACCATGCGCGACAACCCGAACGCCTTCACCCGGCCGTACGCGTTCGTCATCACCGACGACTCCCGTGTCTGGGTCAACTGGTGGGACGGGAGCAAGTGGAACTGGAGCGACCAGGGCGCGCCCAGCGGGCAGCCGGTGAAGAAGGGCGCGGGCGTCGTCACCGTCCAGGACAGCCCGCGGGCGGTCGAGCGGCCCTACGCCTTCGTCCAGGGCTACGACTCGAAGCTGTACGTCAACTGGTGGGACGGCGGCAAGTGGAACTGGAGCGACCAGGGCGCGCCCAGTGGTCGCCTCATCCTCGACTCCGTCGGCGTGGTCACGATGCGGGACGACCCCAACGCGTTCACCCGCCCGTACGCCTTCGTGATCGGCGACGACTCCAAGCTGTACGTGAACTGGTGGGACGGCGGCAAGTGGAACTGGGCCGCGCAGGGCACCCCGCCCGGACGCGTCGGCGAGCGCCCCGGCGAGGCCCTCACGGTTCAGGACAACGCGAACGCCGCCGAGCGCCCGTACGCGTTCGTGGTCACCGACGACTCCGACCTGTGGGTCGACTGGTGGTCGCTGCCGTAGGGCGCGTCACGGTGCGGGACGCGGGTCCTCCCCAGGCCGGAACGGGCCGTCCAGGGTTGCCCATTGGAGCAGCATGACGGTCTTGGCGTCGGCGATCTCCCCGCCGCGGACCATGTCCAGGGCCTTGGCGAAGGGGAGTTCCACCACGGCGATGTCCTCGCCCTCGGCCGCCACCCCGCCTCCCTGGGCGGTGGCGGTGGCCGGGCCGTAGGGGGCGGCGAAGAAGTGCAGCCGTTCGGTGACCGAGCCGGGGCTCATGTAGACGGCGAAGACCGGCTCGGGGGTCCCGACGGTGTGGCCCGTCTCCTCGGCCGCCTCCCGCCGGATGGCCTCCTCGGGGCTGTCGCCGTCGAGCAGTCCGGCGGCGGTCTCCAGGAGCATGCCGTCGGGGTGCCCGTTGACGTACGCGGGCAGCCGGAACTGGCGTGTCAGCAGGACGGTCCGGCGCTCGGCGGAGTAGAGGAGGATCGTCGCGCCGTCGCCCCGGTCGTACGTCTCGCGCTGCTCGCGGCTCCAATGGCCGTCGCTGTGGCGGTAGTCGAAGGTGGTCTTGCGCAGGACGTACCAGTCGCAGGAGAGCACCTCGACGTCGGTGATCCGCACCTGCGGGTTGCCGGTCAGATCGCGGCCGTGCCGGTCCAGGCCGGTGCGGCCGCGGCGGTCGGGGGTGTCGATGCCGGCCGTCATCGGGCGAGCACCGTCTCGACGCCCGCGTCCCGCAGCGCCTTCAGCGTCGCCGGGCCGCCGGGGTGGGTGGCGGGGTCCTCGGCCGCGGCGTCGGTGACGAAGGTGTCCACCGCGTCGAGCGGGGCGACCTGTCCGAACGCGCGGACGCCGAGCTTGGTCGCGTCGGCCACCCCGACCGTGCGGGCGGCCTGGGCGAGCCCGGCCTGCTTGACCGCCGCGTCCTCCAGGGAGAACTCCGACCAGCCGTGCTCGGCGTGGACACCGCCGATCGACATCACGAAGCAGTCGAAGACGAGGGATTCCAGCGTGCGCAGGGCCAGTGGGCCCACCAGGGAGCGCTCGCCGGGCCGGGAGCGGCCTCCCACGACGAGCAGCTCGA encodes the following:
- a CDS encoding FAD-binding oxidoreductase encodes the protein MTTSALAELRSQMRGRVLLTGDDDFDQARQPWNLSVQQPVSAVVEAADADDVSAVVRYAAAAGLVVAPQPGGRGASGDVEGVILLRTGKLDELHVDAAARSARVGAGVLGGQVQAVAGPLGLTGLPGSSPLVSVVGYTLGGGLSWFGRKYGWAADSVTAFEVVTADGTQTRVTADSDAELFWALRGGGGDYALVTAIEYDLHPAPALFGGRVVWHGSQAPRVLEAFREITSNAPDELTAWINLLQIPNGPSLVTVDSTFLGEEAEGRALLGALDAIEGANTDTRAVLPVAELGEITGEPTEPGPSATRAELLTDLDDKVAAALLAEPVDPLFGVHIRHLGGAFAAPTENPQGPLTEPYTLSMFGLPFTPERGAEIAARQEALVQSVAPYISGRKPYTYLSPGDTAAAAFKPEALARLQQVKRDRDPRGVFRSNFPVLG
- a CDS encoding sodium:solute symporter family protein — encoded protein: MQSLAEGLRLPTNGLDYTILAIYFVVVLGIGFAARASVRTSLDFFLSGRSLPAWVTGLAFVAANLGATEILGMAATGAQYGVAVVHWYWIGAIPAMVFLGLVMMPFYYRSKVRSVPEFLLQRFDASAHLLSSALFAFAAILIAGVNLYALSIVVEALLGWPQWVAIVVAGLFVLAYITVGGLSSAIYNEVLQFFVILAALIPLVVLGLKRVGGWGALSDDLEAAHGHNYLTAWGGTGIGQSNPLGANWLTIILGLGFVLSFGYWTTNFAEVQRALSAKNLSAAQRTPLIAAFPKMFIVFLVMIPGLVAAALVPKIGTPGSDLTYNDAIPYLMQELLPNGVLGIAVTGLLAAFMAGMAANVSSFNTVFTYDIWSKYVKKGQPDAYYLRFGRVITAIGVLASIGTAFIASSFSNIMGYLQTLFSFFNVPMFVVFVIGMFWKRASMKSGVWGLLAGTTAAMVNYFWIYKQGVVSIPTDQGANFVSAIVGFAAGAIVMVVVTLFTAPKPEAELAGLVYGTVSPGLEEPPAEGDGAWYRRPALLGWGAVVLAALCYLPYSL
- a CDS encoding NUDIX domain-containing protein produces the protein MTAGIDTPDRRGRTGLDRHGRDLTGNPQVRITDVEVLSCDWYVLRKTTFDYRHSDGHWSREQRETYDRGDGATILLYSAERRTVLLTRQFRLPAYVNGHPDGMLLETAAGLLDGDSPEEAIRREAAEETGHTVGTPEPVFAVYMSPGSVTERLHFFAAPYGPATATAQGGGVAAEGEDIAVVELPFAKALDMVRGGEIADAKTVMLLQWATLDGPFRPGEDPRPAP